In Papaver somniferum cultivar HN1 chromosome 1, ASM357369v1, whole genome shotgun sequence, a genomic segment contains:
- the LOC113350687 gene encoding uncharacterized protein LOC113350687, which translates to MVNGGPKGFFSMERGLKQGDPLSPILFVLMEEVLSRGLTKLVETGKIQPMVIRKNIYPTHLFFADDVFSFSNGSKKSLNSLLSLLKCYQDSSGQLINKQKSKCFVDGCTPLRKDQIKNVLQMELTSFPDKYLGVILNPGRAKSCTVWPMVEMMQIYLAVWKGKFLSFHDRLVLIKSVLCSIPIYNMAVYKWPSSIIKICERIIRNFLWTVDSEERKYDTLKWNKVCTPYNEGGLGIRRLMVINKALLMKMMWKLLTSEVDWAKFFTAKYKNKNGVWCTQWKLSSIWPGLKWAWMELKNNIRWCIGDGSKISVWFDTWIRDKPLIESFGSNDTVQNYIYLKVQDLLIDGEWRIPFVLQDIIPPSLPSVSVGKDLVAWCGDVKGIFTTAAAIEKIRAKEPKVHWPSQIWKPFLHPWIASNIWKIQQGAYMDDEKRIAQGYSLASKCCICQHDQDSMNHLLWRCNFSTHIWQWLVQIFNFQVPSSFTDILQFSKHKSPFVNQVWIIASCAIVRELWFHKNKTFHEGTTPNLLNFKRIIMSMVFYGSYRITGAKWMADYDSNIIYFFKIEQRNISNYSNKVCQWDKPKWGYILFCCEGIAIGNPGTTGYGVIARDHHCQVISTISGGVGVATNFIDKVLSIVCAIEWAVKNQCSKIIIRLADKSVIENFNNAAIPWYLRNRWLKAIRKLADIQYEDCYKEVNFSAESLARQGAGLA; encoded by the coding sequence ATGGTCAATGGAGGACCAAAAGGATTTTTTTCTATGGAAAGAGGATTGAAGCAAGGAGATCCACTTTCTcccattttgtttgttttgatggAGGAGGTGCTAAGTAGAGGGCTAACCAAGCTTGTTGAAACTGGAAAAATTCAACCAATGGTAATCAGAAAAAACATTTATCCCACTCatttgttttttgcagatgatgttttcaGCTTCAGCAATGGGTCTAAAAAGAGTTTAAATTCCCTTCTCAGCTTACTCAAGTGTTATCAAGATAGTTCTGGTCAGCTGATAAACAAGCAAAAAAGCAAGTGCTTTGTGGATGGTTGTACTCCTCTAAGAAAAGATCAAATAAAAAATGTGTTGCAAATGGAACTTACCTCCTTCCCAGATAAATACTTAGGAGTTATTCTAAATCCTGGAAGAGCTAAAAGTTGCACAGTATGGCCAATGGTGGAGATGATGCAGATTTATTTGGCAGTATGGAAAGGTAAATTTCTATCCTTTCATGATAGATTGGTACTTATCAAGTCGGTCCTTTGCAGCATCCCAATTTATAATATGGCTGTGTACAAGTGGCCAAGTTCTATCATCAAAATTTGTGAAAGaattataagaaattttttatggacTGTTGATAGTGAAGAAAGAAAATATGATACTTTGAAGTGGAACAAGGTCTGTACTCCTTACAATGAAGGTGGTTTGGGTATTAGAAGGTTGATGGTGATTAATAAAGCTctgttaatgaaaatgatgtggaagtTACTCACATCAGAAGTAGATTGGGCAAAATTCTTCACagcaaaatacaaaaataaaaatggagtatGGTGCACTCAATGGAAACTTTCTTCTATATGGCCTGGCCTAAAATGGGCTTGGATGGAACTCAAGAATAATATAAGGTGGTGCATTGGGGATGGTAGTAAAATTTCAGTGTGGTTTGACACTTGGATAAGAGACAAACCTTTAATTGAGAGTTTTGGTAGTAATGATACAGTGCAAAATTATATATATCTTAAAGTTCAAGACTTACTGATTGATGGTGAATGGAGAATCCCTTTTGTTTTACAGGATATTATTCCTCCTTCTTTACCTTCAGTGAGTGTAGGAAAAGACTTGGTAGCTTGGTGTGGAGATGTAAAAGGGATTTTCACTACTGCTGCAGCTATTGAAAAAATCAGAGCAAAGGAACCTAAAGTGCATTGGCCTTCTCAAATCTGGAAACCATTTCTACATCCATGGATTGCCAGCAACATTTGGAAAATTCAACAAGGCGCTTACATGGATGATGAAAAGAGGATAGCTCAAGGTTATTCATTAGCTTCCAAGTGCTGCATCTGTCAACATGATCAAGATAGCATGAATCATCTTCTTTGGAGATGCAATTTCAGTACCCATATTTGGCAATGGTTAGTGCAAATTTTTAACTTTCAAGTACCTTCTTCATTTACTGATATCCTGCAATTTTCCAAGCACAAAAGTCCATTTGTTAATCAAGTCTGGATCATTGCTTCTTGTGCCATAGTAAGGGAATTGTGGTTTCATAAGAATAAAACTTTTCATGAAGGTACAACACCAAATTTATTGAATTTTAAAAGAATAATTATGAGTATGGTGTTTTATGGAAGTTATAGAATAACTGGTGCAAAATGGATGGCAGACTATGATTCCAATATCATTTACTTCTTCAAAATAGAGCAGAGAAACATTAGTAATTACTCTAACAAGGTATGTCAGTGGGACAAACCAAAGTGGGGTTACATTCTTTTCTGTTGTGAGGGAATCGCCATTGGGAATCCTGGAACAACAGGCTATGGAGTAATTGCTAGAGATCATCATTGTCAGGTTATTAGTACTATCTCTGGGGGTGTTGGAGTAGCTACAAATTTCATTGATAAAGTATTGTCTATTGTTTGTGCCATTGAATGGGCTGTTAAAAATCAGTGTAGCAAGATTATCATTAGATTAGCTGACAAATCAGTAATTGAGAACTTCAATAATGCTGCAATCCCTTGGTATTTAAGGAATAGATGGTTGAAAGCTATTAGAAAGTTAGCTGACATTCAATATGAAGATTGCTACAAGGAAGTCAATTTTTCAGCTGAAAGTTTAGCAAGGCAGGGTGCAGGGCTAGCTTAG